One genomic segment of Deinococcus radiopugnans ATCC 19172 includes these proteins:
- the fabF gene encoding beta-ketoacyl-ACP synthase II, giving the protein MGVSGLKRVVITGLGPVTPIGWGAADYAEAQRAGKSGIGPITHFDASDTASKIAGEVKGSFDDFIDPREARKLDRYVQLALTAAELAARDSGLSAEELSGERVGTVVGSGIGGVKTFEDQAGVLHERGPGRISPMFIPMMIANMATGHVAMKFGATGPSSTVVTACATGTGSIGDAARYIQLGLADVMIAGGTEAAVTRIAVGGFSNMKALSTRNDSPETASRPFSATRDGFVLGEGAGIVILEEYEKAKARGATIYAEIVGYGTSADAHHITMPAPEGRGAQVAMRMALNTAGVNPEQVGYINAHGTSTHFNDLYETQGIKHVFGDHAKKLAVSSTKSMTGHLLGAAGAIEAIAVAQALRDGILPPTINLTDPDPALDLDYIPEGAREQQVDYVLSNSFAFGGQNAALLFKRV; this is encoded by the coding sequence ATGGGCGTTTCAGGACTGAAGCGGGTGGTGATCACGGGGCTGGGGCCGGTGACGCCCATCGGCTGGGGGGCGGCGGACTATGCCGAGGCGCAGCGCGCGGGCAAGAGCGGCATCGGCCCCATCACGCATTTCGACGCCTCCGATACCGCCAGCAAGATCGCGGGCGAGGTCAAGGGCAGTTTCGACGACTTCATCGATCCGCGTGAGGCCCGCAAGTTGGACCGCTACGTGCAACTGGCGCTGACGGCGGCGGAACTGGCGGCGCGCGACAGCGGCCTGAGTGCCGAAGAATTGAGCGGTGAGCGCGTCGGCACGGTGGTGGGCAGCGGTATCGGCGGGGTCAAGACCTTCGAGGATCAGGCCGGGGTGCTGCACGAACGCGGGCCGGGGCGCATCAGCCCGATGTTCATTCCCATGATGATCGCCAACATGGCGACCGGGCACGTCGCCATGAAATTCGGCGCCACCGGGCCGAGCAGCACCGTGGTCACCGCCTGCGCCACCGGCACCGGCTCGATTGGCGACGCGGCGCGCTACATTCAGCTGGGGCTGGCCGACGTGATGATCGCCGGCGGCACCGAGGCCGCCGTGACCCGCATCGCCGTGGGCGGTTTTTCCAATATGAAGGCGCTGTCCACCCGCAACGACTCGCCCGAAACCGCCAGCCGTCCCTTCAGCGCCACCCGCGACGGCTTCGTGCTGGGTGAGGGCGCGGGCATCGTAATTCTGGAAGAGTATGAAAAAGCGAAGGCGCGCGGGGCCACCATCTACGCCGAGATCGTCGGCTACGGCACCAGCGCCGACGCGCACCACATCACCATGCCCGCCCCGGAAGGGCGCGGCGCGCAGGTGGCGATGCGCATGGCCCTAAACACGGCGGGGGTCAACCCCGAGCAGGTGGGCTACATCAACGCGCACGGCACCAGCACGCACTTCAATGACCTGTACGAGACGCAGGGCATCAAGCACGTGTTCGGCGATCATGCCAAGAAGCTGGCGGTCAGCTCCACCAAGTCCATGACCGGGCACCTGCTGGGCGCGGCCGGGGCCATCGAGGCGATTGCCGTGGCGCAGGCGCTCAGAGACGGCATCCTGCCCCCCACCATCAACCTGACCGATCCCGATCCCGCGCTGGATCTGGACTACATCCCCGAAGGCGCCCGCGAACAGCAGGTGGACTACGTGCTGAGCAACTCGTTCGCCTTCGGCGGGCAGAACGCGGCGTTGCTGTTCAAGCGGGTGTAG
- the acpP gene encoding acyl carrier protein, which produces MATFDDVKDVIVDKLGVDADKVNPEARFVEDLGADSLETVELIMGLEDKFGVTISDEDAETIRTVQAAVDYIEGKQ; this is translated from the coding sequence ATGGCGACTTTTGATGACGTGAAAGATGTGATTGTGGACAAGCTGGGTGTGGACGCGGACAAGGTGAACCCCGAGGCCCGCTTCGTGGAAGACCTGGGCGCCGACAGCCTGGAAACGGTGGAGCTGATCATGGGTCTGGAAGACAAGTTCGGCGTGACCATCAGCGATGAGGACGCCGAGACCATCCGCACCGTGCAGGCCGCCGTCGATTACATCGAGGGCAAGCAGTAA
- the fabG gene encoding 3-oxoacyl-[acyl-carrier-protein] reductase, giving the protein MTDTPPRKVALVTGSSRGLGRAMALKLAADGFDLAVHYGRNAAEAEKVAAEARAHGVRAEVFGADLTTPANAGKLVEDVIAGMGRLDVLVNNAGITRDGLAIRMKDEDWDTVIQTNLSSAFVACRAAIKHMMRARSGRIVNIASVVGLTGNPGQANYVASKAGLIGLTKALAKEYGGRGITVNAVAPGFIESDMTGALTEDVQQGYLAGIPLARFGQPEEVAALVAFLASEGAGYITGQTIGVDGGLNPH; this is encoded by the coding sequence ATGACCGACACCCCACCCCGCAAAGTCGCCCTCGTCACCGGCAGCAGCCGGGGCCTGGGCCGCGCCATGGCCCTGAAACTGGCCGCAGACGGCTTTGATCTTGCCGTTCATTACGGCCGCAACGCCGCCGAGGCCGAAAAGGTGGCCGCCGAGGCCCGCGCCCACGGCGTCCGCGCCGAGGTGTTCGGCGCTGACCTGACCACGCCCGCCAACGCCGGAAAACTCGTCGAGGACGTGATCGCGGGCATGGGCCGGCTGGACGTGCTGGTCAACAACGCCGGCATCACCCGCGACGGCCTCGCCATCCGCATGAAGGACGAGGACTGGGACACGGTGATCCAGACCAACCTCAGCAGCGCGTTTGTCGCGTGCCGGGCGGCCATCAAGCACATGATGCGCGCCCGCTCTGGCCGCATCGTCAACATCGCCAGCGTGGTGGGCCTGACCGGCAATCCGGGGCAGGCCAACTACGTCGCCAGCAAGGCCGGGCTGATCGGACTGACCAAGGCGCTGGCCAAGGAGTACGGCGGGCGCGGCATCACGGTCAACGCCGTGGCCCCCGGTTTCATCGAGTCGGACATGACCGGCGCGCTGACCGAGGACGTGCAGCAGGGCTATCTGGCGGGCATTCCCCTGGCCCGCTTCGGGCAGCCGGAGGAGGTGGCCGCGCTGGTGGCCTTCCTGGCCTCCGAGGGGGCCGGGTACATCACCGGACAGACCATTGGGGTGGACGGCGGCCTGAATCCCCATTAA
- a CDS encoding DinB family protein, which yields MTGVTAPSSRAELLPAFAGAADEIGGSFAGLDDRTFWTGTAEQWGAAHHLDHLIRSNRPVAGGLGAARDRLQPLPPEHHRRSSAEIEAEYRAALSSGARAFGRWLPQPEGTQTELVERYRASLTGVSDALTGWTDAELDAWAMPHPVLGVLSVREMLLFTLLHNRHHEGGVRARLTPVASPTGTGDNALP from the coding sequence GTGACTGGCGTGACCGCGCCCTCTTCCCGCGCTGAGCTGCTCCCGGCCTTTGCCGGGGCGGCCGACGAGATCGGCGGGTCTTTTGCGGGTCTGGACGACAGAACATTCTGGACTGGCACGGCTGAGCAGTGGGGCGCGGCGCATCACCTCGATCACCTGATCCGCTCCAATCGGCCGGTGGCGGGTGGGCTGGGTGCGGCGCGTGACCGACTTCAGCCGCTGCCGCCGGAACACCACCGCAGAAGTTCCGCCGAAATCGAGGCCGAGTACCGCGCCGCCCTCTCCTCTGGCGCCAGGGCGTTCGGGCGCTGGCTGCCGCAGCCGGAAGGCACCCAGACAGAGTTGGTGGAACGGTACCGGGCCTCGCTGACCGGGGTGAGCGACGCACTGACAGGCTGGACAGATGCCGAGCTGGACGCCTGGGCCATGCCCCATCCGGTGCTGGGCGTGCTGTCCGTGCGCGAGATGCTGCTGTTCACGCTGCTGCACAACCGTCACCACGAGGGCGGCGTGCGGGCGCGGCTGACCCCGGTTGCATCGCCGACGGGCACCGGGGACAATGCCTTACCGTGA
- the fabD gene encoding ACP S-malonyltransferase codes for MSSPKIAALFPGQGSHAVGMGADLAAAFPVAESVYAEAEQTLPGLRALIETGPLEDLTLTANQQPALVAASVAAYRAWQDKTSLTPMVAAGHSLGEYSALVAAGVLSLADALRLTRQRGTLMQQAVAPGDGAMSAIMGDPAVVAEVCGGLDGVQPANFNAPTQTVISGTADAVATASATLKARGLKAIPLKVSAPFHCALMAPAAEGLSPDLQAAAYGPFAFPVLANVTAELNDDPQRVPELLERQITGAVRWVETIKALAGMGVDTFIEFGPGKVLGGLVGRIVPGAKTIQMGTAADVEAFGL; via the coding sequence ATGAGCAGCCCGAAAATAGCCGCCCTGTTTCCCGGCCAGGGTTCGCACGCGGTGGGCATGGGCGCCGATCTGGCCGCCGCCTTTCCCGTGGCCGAAAGTGTGTACGCCGAGGCCGAGCAAACGCTGCCGGGCCTGCGCGCCCTGATTGAAACCGGCCCACTGGAAGACCTGACCCTGACCGCCAACCAGCAGCCGGCCCTGGTGGCGGCGAGTGTGGCCGCCTACCGCGCGTGGCAGGACAAGACCAGCCTGACGCCGATGGTGGCTGCTGGACACAGCTTGGGCGAATACAGCGCCCTGGTGGCCGCCGGCGTGCTGTCTCTGGCCGACGCCCTGCGCCTGACCCGTCAGCGCGGCACGCTGATGCAGCAGGCCGTGGCCCCCGGCGACGGGGCCATGAGCGCCATCATGGGCGATCCGGCGGTGGTGGCTGAGGTCTGCGGCGGCCTGGACGGCGTGCAGCCCGCCAACTTCAACGCCCCCACCCAGACGGTGATCAGCGGGACGGCGGACGCGGTGGCGACGGCCAGCGCCACGCTGAAGGCGCGCGGCCTGAAAGCCATCCCTCTGAAGGTCAGCGCCCCGTTTCACTGCGCTTTAATGGCCCCGGCAGCGGAGGGCCTCTCGCCTGATTTGCAGGCGGCGGCTTACGGCCCGTTTGCCTTTCCGGTGCTGGCGAACGTCACGGCTGAATTGAATGACGATCCCCAGCGCGTGCCGGAACTGCTGGAACGCCAGATCACGGGCGCCGTGCGCTGGGTGGAAACCATCAAGGCGCTGGCCGGTATGGGCGTGGACACCTTCATCGAGTTCGGCCCCGGCAAAGTATTGGGCGGGCTGGTGGGGCGCATCGTGCCGGGTGCGAAGACCATCCAGATGGGCACGGCGGCCGACGTGGAGGCGTTCGGGCTGTGA